A genomic stretch from Camelus dromedarius isolate mCamDro1 chromosome 10, mCamDro1.pat, whole genome shotgun sequence includes:
- the TUSC1 gene encoding tumor suppressor candidate gene 1 protein, protein MWRMRGGATRRGSCGGGDGSGGSGWQGRPGRVRGGGGSSGSVGWRGRADGARQQLEERFADLAASHLEALRARDEQDRQNARLREENARLRLENRRLKRENRSLFRQALRLPGEGGDEVSAEAARATPGPEEAGTNRRSRGDSPEDEPGSPRALRARLEKLEAMYRRALLQLHLEQRGPHPRVDKEEASPCRPDSGPLAP, encoded by the coding sequence ATGTGGCGCATGCGTGGTGGCGCCACCAGGCGCGGGAGCTGCGGCGGCGGGGACGGCAGCGGGGGCAGCGGCTGGCAGGGCCGCCCGGGCCGCGTTCGtgggggtggcggcagcagcggcagcgTGGGCTGGCGAGGCCGTGCAGACGGCGCCCGACAGCAGCTGGAGGAGCGGTTCGCCGACCTGGCGGCAAGCCACCTGGAGGCCCTCCGCGCGCGGGACGAGCAGGACCGGCAGAATGCGCGGCTGCGCGAGGAGAACGCCAGGCTGCGCCTAGAGAACCGGCGGCTGAAGCGCGAGAACCGCAGCCTCTTCCGGCAGGCCTTGCGGCTCCCCGGCGAGGGCGGCGACGAGGTGTCCGCAGAGGCGGCGAGGGCGACCCCAGGCCCTGAGGAGGCCGGTACGAACCGGAGGTCAAGGGGCGACAGCCCCGAGGACGAGCCCGGCAGCCCCCGGGCCCTGAGAGCCCGGCTTGAGAAGCTGGAGGCCATGTACCGCCGGGCCCTTCTGCAGCTGCATCTCGAACAGCGGGGACCGCACCCGCGTGTGGACAAGGAGGAGGCGTCTCCGTGCAGACCCGACTCAGGCCCTCTAGCCCCATAG